The sequence ACCTTCCTTCATTTCAATCGCAGGGTCGAGGAATGGTAGCATAGCATACGATGGGTATGGCACGCTGACTGTTGGCTCTATTCCTTTTTTATGAATCCAATTCCCATCAGCTGTTAGCCACTTGGCTGTTGTGAGTTTCAAATTGGAGCCATCTGGCAGGTTTTTAGGTGATTGAACAGTCCCTTTACCAAATGTTTTCACACCAATAAGCGGTATACCAGCAGATTCTTTCATAGCTCCTGCCAAAATTTCAGACGCCGAAGCACTTCCTTCGTCAATCACAAGCGTAACCGGAACAGTAACTTTTCTTTTACCAGTAGCTGTATAGACTACTGGTTTTGAACCTTTTTCTTCATACTGGAATAAGTTCTTACCGTTTTCCACAAATAGATCAGAAATTTCAATGGCAGTATTTAGTATGCCACCTGGATTTTGTCTTACATCGACAATCAGGCCCTTCATACCTTGTGCTTCCATCTCATCGAGAGCAGTAAGTAGTTCGGCATAAGTGCCTTCTGAGAAGCTAGTAATGTGAATATGCGCAATGCCATCCTCTAACATCTCTGCATAGACTGTTTCGACTGGTATAACATCACGGACTATTTTCATATCGACAGGTTCAGCTGTTCCCCCACGTTTAATGCTTAATGTCACCGTTGTCCCTTTCTCACCACGAATCAGCAGCACTGCTTCTGATGAAGACAAGCCTTGAATACTGTCACCATCAACCGCGATGATGAGATCATTCGGTAAAATCCCTGCGCGTTCTGCTGGTGAATTTTTAATAGGGGACACTACGTTGATATAGCCATTTTTCTCTTGAATTTCTGCACCAATTCCTTCAAAACTCGACGAAATACTTTCATGCAACTGACGAGCTTCTTTGACATTCAAATAGTCAGAATAAGGATCGCCAAGTGCATCAATCATTCCATTGATAGCCCCATCAATGATGGCCGTTTCGTCAATATCATCATAGTAGTTCCCCATCATTTCATCATACGCATTATAGAGCTTTGTAAATTCTTTACGATCTACAATGGTTGGTTTTTGTGGACTAACTACTTCGACGACTTTGTCATCCCCTGTTGTCAGCACAAAAAATGTGATGCCCGCTGTTGCAACTACGAGACCGAACACAAGCATCACAAAGGAAAATGGTTTCAAATTAATCGTGCGTTTGGCAGGCGGTTGGTGATTCGACTCATGTTCTTGCTCAAGACCATTATTCTCTTTTTCATCCATCCTATTTCCCACTTTCCACTCTCATCATAAGAGTTCGTTCAGAAAAGGACCGCTCTATTGCGGGCGGTCCTTCCTCACAATTATTCTTGAATGGCTGCTTCTAACGCCACCACAATCATATCGTTAAACGTCGTTTGACGTTCTTCTGATGATGTCGCTTCCCCTGTAAGGATATGGTCACTAACCGTTAAAATAGCTAATGCTTGACGTCCAAATTTCGCTGCTAGCGTGTACAATGCTGCGGCTTCCATCTCAACTGCCAATACACCATACTGCGCCCACTTTTCATGCTGTGCGTATTCATTGTAGAAAACATCTTCTGTAAAGACGTTACCCACTTTTAGCGCTAGGCCTTTTTCAAGACCCGCCTGATACGCTTTCAATAACAGATCAAAGTCTGCAGTTGGTGCATAACTAACACCGTTAAAAATAATATCATTCATCTTGGAATCTGTAGATGCACTTTGCGCAAGTATTACATCACGAACATGGACATCTTTCTGAATCGCTCCGCAAGTTCCCACACGAATCAATTTTTGAACGTCATATTCTTGCATTAATTCTGTGACATATATCGAAATAGATGGCACACCCATTCCAGTTCCTTGTACAGAAATACGTTTTCCTTTATACGTTCCTGTATAGCCAAACATATTACGAACTTCATTGTATTGTGTGACATCCTCTAAAAATGTTTCAGCGATGTATTTTGCACGGAGCGGGTCTCCTGGTAGTAAAATTGTATCTGCAATATCGCCTTTTTTCGCATTAATATGTATACTCATTTCATAAAGCCTCGCTTTCAAATTTTCTTTTCTTATCATACCGTCAAATAGCCCATTATGCAATGAAGATGCCGCCCGGTCTTACAGGAAACGCTCTTCATACAATCTGTATAATTCATCAAAAATGACGGATGGCATTTGCGAATCCGCCTTGTCTTCAATATAGCGTGATAGCGGATCAAAAGCTTTTTCTTCTTTTGGAAAGCTAAGGTCATTGAACATACCTTCTGCAAACATTGCGTGCAAATCACCTTTTACCCCACCACGGAATGAAAGGACAAAGCGGTAAAAAGATCGATCCATCTATTCATCCCCTCGCTAGTCTAAAAATTGTTGCTTGTACGCCTCATAGCCTTCTATTTCTAAGCGATTGACAGGTATAAAACGTAAAGCTGCCGAATTGATGCAGTATCGGAGTCCATCTTCGCCTGGTCCATCTGGAAATACATGACCGAGATGGGAATCTGCTGTTTTACTACGCACTTCTATCCGACGCATCCCATGACTTGTATCAAAATGCTCGACGACTTCCAATGCTTCGATTGGTTTTGTAAAGCTTGGCCAACCACATCCAGCGTCATATTTATCTTTTGAACTGAATAACGGCTTTCCTGACACAATATCGACATAGATACCTTGTTCATAATGACTATCAAATTCATTGCGGAAAGGCGGTTCTGTGCCACTTTCCTGCGTGACATAATACTGCATGTCCGTTAGTTTCTTTTTCAATTCCTCTTTCATACTTTCTCACCCCAGTTATCCTTTTTGAATTGCTCTCGCCCCGATCCAATTGCGTATCGATTGTAATGCGTAGGGTTTTTCAAGTAATAATCTTGATGCCCTTGTTCTGCCGCGTAAAATGGCTTCGCAGGAAGAATATCCGTTGCAATCAGCTTTGTGAATTTACTCAAAGCATCCAAGTCAAGCTTGGATTGTGTGGCTAATTCCAATTGTTCAGCACTGTGATAATAAATTGCCGTCTGATACGATTCCCCGCGGTCGAAAAACTGTCCACCACTATCGGTCGGATCGATTTGGCGCCAGAAAATGTCCAGCAGCTCACGATATGAAATGATATCATCATCAAATGTGATTTGAACAGCTTCTCGATGGCCCGTTGTGTTTGTACAGACTAGTTCGTAGGATGGATCGGCAATCTCCCCACCAGTATAGCCTGAAACGACGGCAAGAACACCCTCATAACGATGAAACGGTTTCACCATACACCAAAAACAACCTCCTGCAAATGTTGCCACTGATTGGGTCATCTGCAAACCTCCTTAATTTTGTGGAATAATAAGTTCCAAAATAATTTCATCTTCAACTAAGTTAAATGTTTTCGCTCGCACTTGTAAATTACCCGATACAGGAATTTCTGATAAATCAATAAATAGCTCTTCTTCCTTTGGACGAACAGTCATCCAAGGAGGAAGTTTTACAGAGTCCTTTAATACTTTTAAAACGGTTGCAGGCGGTATATTCAATACCCCTATTTCAATCTTCGACAGCTTTAAAATTAAATTGCCGTCTTCTCGTACAATAGGGTCAAAATGCATAATAACCGGGACTGTATATGAAAATAACATCATTTCCGAGAACAGCAACACCTCGTCACCAACTGCCATTGTTACCGGAATCGGCTCGCCTTTCATCGCTTTTCGTATATACGTATTGGCGATTCCTTCCAAATTTTCCTTTGTCGCTCTCACCGTCAAGACATTGTCCGACATATTACGTCTTTCCATATCAGGAAGTGGAACCGATTCAGGAGTACTACTGATCAAAATAATGACCGCAGAAACGGCTGCTGCGACGCCCCCAGCTAGTAAAAAAAATCCTATTTTCCATTTATTCATCGCAATCCACTCCTACATATCCATTTCCCCGTCTGACAGCTCTAACAAACCACATTCTTTCAACTCCTTGAGGTAACGAGCTGCCATTGCATCGTACCCTTTAGCATTCGGGTGAAAGAAATCGGTGTGGTACACCATATTTTCATTGGTATCAAATAAATCAATGACCGGGACAAAGCATGCTTTGTTATCCATAGACGCACGGACTTCAATCGCTTCATTCCAATCATCAATAATATCGACAAATTCATTCGTTTCATTCGTCACAAGCGTGGTCGGGTCATAGAGACCAGCGACAACAATGATAGCATCACTATTCAAAGCACGAATAATCGAGAAGGATTCATCTAACCGATTCTCAAATTTCCCAAGTTCAACATAAAAAGGCTCGACCTTCAAATTAAATAAATTAGCCTTGACGACTTTCATAATATCATTGCCACCAATCGTCAAATAGATCATATCTGCCCTTTTTATAGCTGATTGTATATCTATTTCCCCAAGCTGGTCAATGAGCTGATCACTTCTTCGTCCCCGCTTTGCCAAATTTTCAGCATCGACCTCTTTAACGCCTCGCCAATCATTCATCTGTGTCGTAACCCGGCCAAAATAACCTTCTTTTTTCAGTTCATCTCCAACACCTTGCGTCAACGAATCCCCTAAACCAACCACATGAACCCGTTTCGCGATAAAATACCCTGGGATATCCCATGCCGTAAATGCAATTTCTTGACGTTTCGACAACGATTCTATTGTTTTTACCGACTCTGATTGACAGCCCGCCAACAACAATGAGAAAGCTATCACGATTAGGAATACTCTTCTCATACGTAGCGTTCCCCTTTTCCTCTGTTAAGAATCAATACTATTAGTCTGTATAGTACATAAATCCAATTGCACCCTCACCTGTATGTGTACTAATGACAGGTGTTGCAAATGTCAGTTTGACATCTTTGACCCCTGACTCTTCAATTAGTTTTTTCAATGGCTCTGCCATTGCTAGGCCGTTAACATGTGCAATGCCTACCCCACGGACAATTTTCCCCGTCGTTTCTTCTGTAAATGCTTTAAATAGATGTGCAACTACTTGTTTATGGCTACGTGCTTTGGCGACAGGTGTATAGACACCATCTTGTAGGGTTGCAATCGGTTTAATATTAAGCAACGATCCAATCATCGCTTTTCCTTTCCCGATTCGACCACCTTTTACGAGGTTATCTAGTACATCGACCACAACAAAAAGCGATGTCTTTTTTCGTACTGCGTTCAGATGCGCAACGATTTCAGCAACCGTTTTGCCTTGCTTGGCCATTTCTGCTGCTTCCATCACCTGAAACGATAGCGCATGCGTAATATACATGGAATCGATAACCGTCACATTCGAATCTGTCATTTCAGCAGCTGTCTGAGCAGATTTCACCGTTCCACTCATGCCACCTGTCATATGTAGGGAGATGATTTCACTACCGTCCTCGCCTAGCCGATCATAAAGCTCTTTAAAAACACCTGCTGCCGGCTGTGAACTTTTAGGTAATTCTGCTGACCCCTTCATCATTTCGGCAAATTCTTCAGGTTGAAGATCAACCCCATCAATATATGTTTTACCGTTAATAAGTATCGTTAGCGGGACAACATGGATGCCATACTTTCCAATATCCTCTTTTGTTAACTCCACTGTTGAGTCTGTCACAATATGAACTTTTTTCACAACACACACTCTCCTCTAATAGTAGCAATCCTCAATATATTTTAGTATAGTAAAAAAAAGGAGGTTATTTAATTGACCACTGCTTATGATTTTAAAAATGTACGAGAAGAGCTGTGGAACGCAATCACGCACGGTTTTGGCTTTCTTCTCAGTATACCTGCCCTTGTGTTCTTGATTATTGTAGGTGTGCAGCATGGCACTGCCACTCACGTTGTCAGTTACACTATTTTTGGTGCATCCATGCTGCTCTTATTCCTGATGAGTACGCTGCTCCATAGTATGCCAATTAAATTCAAACGAATCTTTTCCATACTTGATCACTCTGCCATTTACATCCTCATCGCAGGTACCTATACGCCGTTTCTCCTTATCACCATCAAAGGTGTACTTGGCTGGACATTATTCGGTGTCATATGGGGCTTAGCGATTGCTGGTATTTTGTTTAAAGTGTTTTTCATTCATCGATTTGAGTTTGTTTCGCTCATCTTTTACATTGTGATGGGCTGGCTCATTTTGATTGCGATAAAACCTTTATTCATCCAGCTCACAATTGTCGGCTTTGGACTACTAGTTGCCGGTGGTCTGTTGTACACGGTTGGCTCCATCTTTTATGCTTGGAGGAAAATTCCTTACAATCACGCGATTTGGCATATCTTCGTTATGGCAGGCAGTGCTTCGATGTATTTCTGCGTCCTCTTGTATACTTGAGGACGTTTTTTCAATTAGCCTCTGCTCAATAAGGAGGAATGAAGTTCAATTCCTCCCTGTTAAGCCTCCGACGTACAGGACGTACTAGTGCCGACGTGGCGTTTTTGTCGGCCGGCGGATGTCACAAATTTGCCTGCATTGCTTCCACAGCTTGACGAATAAGCGTTTCTGCATGGTCAACAAGCTGCTTTCTGTCCATCCCTTGCACCGTTTCCGCATCAATGGCTGGTAAAACTTCTACCTGAACCTGTGCAGGCCGAATTTTATTGTTGTTCTTTTCCATAATGGCTGAAGTTCCGTAAAGGGCAATTGGAATAACAGGGACTCCCGCATCCTGCGCGATTTTAGCAAATCCCGACTTAAACGCTTGAACACCGGCACCCTTACTACGCGTACCTTCAGGGAAAATAATAATCGAATGACCCTCGCGTAATTTCTCTACAGAGTCTTTCAGTACGTTCATCGCACTCCTTCTATCAGACCTGTCGATAAAGACACAATTCATCTCGTCCATCCAGTCATTGATAATCGGTAATTTCTTCACTTCTACCTTAGATATAAAGCCAAATGGTTTCGGTATCGTAGAAATCAACACAGGAATATCAAAATTCCCTTCATGGTTACTAATCAACAACACTGGACCCGCTGGCAAATGTTCTGTACCTGTTATTGAAATCGTACTTTTCGTTCGTTTCATAATCCCTCTCGCCCATACTTTAGGCGTCTCATCGACATACAAATCCCGCACATCAGGGTCTAACTGACGACTCAATTTCTTCACTTTAATTAGTCTTCTAATCGTAAATGGCAAGTAACCAAAAAGATACGAAAACGTCCGGATTGTTTTCAGCATATTAGTTCAAAGAATTCCTTTCATACACAAGGAATGAATAGGGTATTCCATCTTCTGTAACATAATCTTCTGATGCTGATATAAGATGCCATTTAGGTCCGTACTGAGGGAAAAAAGTATCTCCTTCAAACTCTTTCTGTATATATGTAATGTAAAGGCGATCTGCGATTTCCATTGTCGTCTGAAATATCTCCGCACCACCGATAATCATCACTTCATCAGAAAAAGCTTGTGCTTTTGCAATGGCTTCCTGCAGATCATGAACAACAACAGCACCTTCCACTGTATATGTCTTATTACGTGTGACAATAACATTAAGCCTTCCAGGGAGCGGCCTACCAATCGAGTCAAACGTCTTACGTCCCATCACCATTGCTTTACCCATCGACATCTTTTTAAAATAAGCAAGATCTTCAGGTATATGCCAAGGCAATTCGTTATCTTTCCCAATTACATGGTTTGGATCATGTGCGACAAGTAGTGAAATCATCGATATCTTCCTTTCAAAAATCCTTTTCTATACAGCTATCGGTGCTTTAATCCTCGGGTGTGAGTCATAATTTTCGAGCTCAATATCAGTCGTTGCTAAGTCGAAAATCGATTGTTCCCCGATATTTAATTTCAATGTTGGTAATTTTTTTGGTTCACGTGATAGCTGCTCATTGACCTGATCCATATGATTAGAGTAAATATGTGCATCACCAAGCGTATGGACAAATTCCCCAACACCTAAACCACATTCATGGGCAATCAAATGTACGAGCAATGCATACGATGCAATATTGAAAGGTACACCGAGGAAAATATCTGCACTGCGCTGGTAAAGCTGACACGATAATTTGCCGTCTGCTACGTAAAATTGGAATAATGCATGACATGGCGGCAATGCCATATCTTCTACTTCTGATGGATTCCAAGCCGTTACGATGTGACGTCTAGAATCAGGATTACGTTTAATACCATCGATTAAATTGGCAATCTGATCAATCGTTCCTTCACCCGTCGACCAAGAGCGCCACTGTTTACCATAGACTGGCCCGAGGTCTGCATATTTCTCAGCGAAATCGGCGTCTTCTACTACCCGTTTTTTAAATGCATCCATTTCAATTTTATAACTAACTGCAAATTCTTCATCCATTGCGGCACGACGCCCAAAATCA comes from Sporosarcina sp. FSL K6-3457 and encodes:
- the deoD gene encoding purine-nucleoside phosphorylase, whose protein sequence is MSIHINAKKGDIADTILLPGDPLRAKYIAETFLEDVTQYNEVRNMFGYTGTYKGKRISVQGTGMGVPSISIYVTELMQEYDVQKLIRVGTCGAIQKDVHVRDVILAQSASTDSKMNDIIFNGVSYAPTADFDLLLKAYQAGLEKGLALKVGNVFTEDVFYNEYAQHEKWAQYGVLAVEMEAAALYTLAAKFGRQALAILTVSDHILTGEATSSEERQTTFNDMIVVALEAAIQE
- the msrA gene encoding peptide-methionine (S)-S-oxide reductase MsrA, encoding MTQSVATFAGGCFWCMVKPFHRYEGVLAVVSGYTGGEIADPSYELVCTNTTGHREAVQITFDDDIISYRELLDIFWRQIDPTDSGGQFFDRGESYQTAIYYHSAEQLELATQSKLDLDALSKFTKLIATDILPAKPFYAAEQGHQDYYLKNPTHYNRYAIGSGREQFKKDNWGEKV
- a CDS encoding GDSL-type esterase/lipase family protein; protein product: MRRVFLIVIAFSLLLAGCQSESVKTIESLSKRQEIAFTAWDIPGYFIAKRVHVVGLGDSLTQGVGDELKKEGYFGRVTTQMNDWRGVKEVDAENLAKRGRRSDQLIDQLGEIDIQSAIKRADMIYLTIGGNDIMKVVKANLFNLKVEPFYVELGKFENRLDESFSIIRALNSDAIIVVAGLYDPTTLVTNETNEFVDIIDDWNEAIEVRASMDNKACFVPVIDLFDTNENMVYHTDFFHPNAKGYDAMAARYLKELKECGLLELSDGEMDM
- a CDS encoding lmo1851 family serine protease, coding for MDEKENNGLEQEHESNHQPPAKRTINLKPFSFVMLVFGLVVATAGITFFVLTTGDDKVVEVVSPQKPTIVDRKEFTKLYNAYDEMMGNYYDDIDETAIIDGAINGMIDALGDPYSDYLNVKEARQLHESISSSFEGIGAEIQEKNGYINVVSPIKNSPAERAGILPNDLIIAVDGDSIQGLSSSEAVLLIRGEKGTTVTLSIKRGGTAEPVDMKIVRDVIPVETVYAEMLEDGIAHIHITSFSEGTYAELLTALDEMEAQGMKGLIVDVRQNPGGILNTAIEISDLFVENGKNLFQYEEKGSKPVVYTATGKRKVTVPVTLVIDEGSASASEILAGAMKESAGIPLIGVKTFGKGTVQSPKNLPDGSNLKLTTAKWLTADGNWIHKKGIEPTVSVPYPSYAMLPFLDPAIEMKEGMNTPSIKAAEEMLEAVGYVPGEIDGLFDEQTTQAVEKIQQDLELEVNGILAGETTIGLMNKLRTKIQEEDPQLLKAKDLLLEKIGQ
- the msrB gene encoding peptide-methionine (R)-S-oxide reductase MsrB; translated protein: MKEELKKKLTDMQYYVTQESGTEPPFRNEFDSHYEQGIYVDIVSGKPLFSSKDKYDAGCGWPSFTKPIEALEVVEHFDTSHGMRRIEVRSKTADSHLGHVFPDGPGEDGLRYCINSAALRFIPVNRLEIEGYEAYKQQFLD
- a CDS encoding dihydrofolate reductase, yielding MISLLVAHDPNHVIGKDNELPWHIPEDLAYFKKMSMGKAMVMGRKTFDSIGRPLPGRLNVIVTRNKTYTVEGAVVVHDLQEAIAKAQAFSDEVMIIGGAEIFQTTMEIADRLYITYIQKEFEGDTFFPQYGPKWHLISASEDYVTEDGIPYSFLVYERNSLN
- a CDS encoding YozE family protein; the protein is MDRSFYRFVLSFRGGVKGDLHAMFAEGMFNDLSFPKEEKAFDPLSRYIEDKADSQMPSVIFDELYRLYEERFL
- a CDS encoding YpmS family protein codes for the protein MNKWKIGFFLLAGGVAAAVSAVIILISSTPESVPLPDMERRNMSDNVLTVRATKENLEGIANTYIRKAMKGEPIPVTMAVGDEVLLFSEMMLFSYTVPVIMHFDPIVREDGNLILKLSKIEIGVLNIPPATVLKVLKDSVKLPPWMTVRPKEEELFIDLSEIPVSGNLQVRAKTFNLVEDEIILELIIPQN
- the trhA gene encoding PAQR family membrane homeostasis protein TrhA gives rise to the protein MTTAYDFKNVREELWNAITHGFGFLLSIPALVFLIIVGVQHGTATHVVSYTIFGASMLLLFLMSTLLHSMPIKFKRIFSILDHSAIYILIAGTYTPFLLITIKGVLGWTLFGVIWGLAIAGILFKVFFIHRFEFVSLIFYIVMGWLILIAIKPLFIQLTIVGFGLLVAGGLLYTVGSIFYAWRKIPYNHAIWHIFVMAGSASMYFCVLLYT
- a CDS encoding DegV family protein; translation: MKKVHIVTDSTVELTKEDIGKYGIHVVPLTILINGKTYIDGVDLQPEEFAEMMKGSAELPKSSQPAAGVFKELYDRLGEDGSEIISLHMTGGMSGTVKSAQTAAEMTDSNVTVIDSMYITHALSFQVMEAAEMAKQGKTVAEIVAHLNAVRKKTSLFVVVDVLDNLVKGGRIGKGKAMIGSLLNIKPIATLQDGVYTPVAKARSHKQVVAHLFKAFTEETTGKIVRGVGIAHVNGLAMAEPLKKLIEESGVKDVKLTFATPVISTHTGEGAIGFMYYTD
- a CDS encoding thymidylate synthase; the encoded protein is MKQYLDLCKHVLETGTRKEDRTGTGTVSVFGYQMRFDLNEGFPLMTTKKTAFRLISSELLWFLKGDTNVKTLIEDRNPIWDEWAFEQWVKSAEYAGPDMTDFGRRAAMDEEFAVSYKIEMDAFKKRVVEDADFAEKYADLGPVYGKQWRSWSTGEGTIDQIANLIDGIKRNPDSRRHIVTAWNPSEVEDMALPPCHALFQFYVADGKLSCQLYQRSADIFLGVPFNIASYALLVHLIAHECGLGVGEFVHTLGDAHIYSNHMDQVNEQLSREPKKLPTLKLNIGEQSIFDLATTDIELENYDSHPRIKAPIAV
- a CDS encoding lysophospholipid acyltransferase family protein, which produces MLKTIRTFSYLFGYLPFTIRRLIKVKKLSRQLDPDVRDLYVDETPKVWARGIMKRTKSTISITGTEHLPAGPVLLISNHEGNFDIPVLISTIPKPFGFISKVEVKKLPIINDWMDEMNCVFIDRSDRRSAMNVLKDSVEKLREGHSIIIFPEGTRSKGAGVQAFKSGFAKIAQDAGVPVIPIALYGTSAIMEKNNNKIRPAQVQVEVLPAIDAETVQGMDRKQLVDHAETLIRQAVEAMQANL